CATGCTTAACTTGCATTAAAAAGCGAACGCGTTTGCCTAAGCTATCAAGTAATACAAATTGCGTATCGGGTAGTGCAATTGCTAACACAATACCAGGAAGGCCAGGTCCAGTGCCCACATCAATATAATGATGACCGGGTAAATGAGGTGCAACAACTAAGCTATCCATAATGTGCTTAATCATCATTTCTTCTGGTAAGCGCACTGAGGTTAAGTTATATGCTTTGTTCCACTTATTGAGTAATTCAACATATTTAACCAGTTGCTGTTGCTGTTTTTCAGTTAGCGCAATATCAGTTTGCGCTAACAATGTTGTTAATTGTTGCTGTAACACAGTTTACCTTTACTGTTACGCAGTTTTGCGTAATAAGCCTTGCTTCTTCAGATATACTAATAATAGCGAAATCGCCGCTGGGGTGATACCAGAAATACGTGAAGCTTGGCCAATAGTATCTGGACGCGCATCAGTAAGCTTTGCAACTACCTCATTAGATAAACCCGACACGGTTGAGTAATCGAACTCTTTTGGCAAAATAGTTTCTTCATGGCGAAGCTGTTTGTTGATCTCATCTTGCTGGCGAGCTATGTAGCCTGCGTATTTAGTATGGATCTCAACTTGCTCAAGTGCAGCTTGGTTAGTAAATTCAGATCCTAATCCGTCAATGACCATTAAATCGTCATAACGAATTTCTGGACGACGAAGCAGATCCTCTAAACTAGCTTCACGAGTAAGTGGCGTTTTTAATAACGCATTTACTTGATCAACCACTGCATGATCTTTGTGGATCCAGGTATCTTTAATACGCTGTTTCTCTTTTTCGATCACTTCCATTTTTTCGTTAAATGCCTGCCAACGTTCATCGTTAACTAAACCTACTTCACGGCCTTTTTCAGTTAAACGAATATCAGCGTTGTCTTCACGAAGCAATAAACGGTATTCGGCACGGCTTGTAAACATGCGGTACGGTTCTTTTGTACCAAGCGTTGCTAAGTCGTCAATCAGTACACCCACATAGGCTTCATCACGGCGTGGTGTCCAAGCGTCTTTACCTTGCACTTGTAATGCAGCATTCATACCTGCAATTAAGCCTTGAGCGCCGGCTTCTTCGTAACCGGTAGTGCCATTAATTTGGCCAGCAAAAAATAGCCCATCAATAAATTTAGTCTCTAAAGACTGCTTTAAATCGCGTGGATCAAAAAAGTCATATTCAATAGCGTAACCCGGGCGACAAATATGTGCGTTTTCAAAACCGTCTATCGATTGCACAATTTGTAACTGCACATCAAACGGTAAACTGGTCGAAATACCATTAGGGTAAAGCTCATAAGAGGTTAAACCTTCTGGCTCTACAAATATTTGGTGTTTGTCTTTATCAGCAAAACGTACAATTTTATCTTCAATTGAAGGGCAGTAACGTGGGCCTATTCCTTCAATAACACCAGAGTACATTGGTGAGCGATGCAAATTGTTACGAATAACTTCATGAGTTTTTTCGTTTGTGTAAGTGATATAACACGGAATTTGCTGCGGGTGGTCGCTTTGCTTACCCATAAAAGAAAATACAGGGGTAGGCGCATCACCAGGTTGTTCTTGCATCTTGCTAAAATCAACTGTACGGGCATCAATACGTGGTGGAGTACCCGTTTTTAAACGGTCTACTCTAAATGGCAACTCACGTAGTCGATCTGCTAGTGCAATTGAAGGTGGATCGCCGGCACGGCCACCTTTAAAATTCTCTAAACCAATATGTATTTGGCCACCTAAAAAAGTACCCACTGTAAGTACTACACTTGGGGCGCTAAAACGTAAGCCCATTTGTGTAACTACGCCAACTACTTTGTCGTTTTCAACGATAAGATCGTCACACGATTGTTGGAATATTTTTAGGTTTTCTTGTTTTTGTAGTGTGTCTTGAATTGCAGCTTTGTATAAAGCGCGATCTGCTTGAGCACGGGTAGCACGAACAGCAGGACCTTTTGAAGAATTTAAAGTACGAAATTGAATACCGCCTTTATCAATAGCTTGTGCCATGGCACCGCCAAGCGCGTCAATTTCTTTAACCAAATGGCCTTTGCCTATGCCACCAATTGCAGGGTTGCAAGACATTTGACCAAGGGTATCCATATTATGAGTTAGCAGCAGGGTATTCATCCCCATGCGTGCAGCAGCCAATGAGGCTTCAGTGCCTGCATGTCCACCACCTACTACGATAACGTCAAACTTTTCGTGAAAAATCATTAATGGGATCCTACTTAATCAAACCAGTAAACTTCAAAAGGGAGCGTATTCTACCTAGAAATTAGCAGAAGATAAATGATTAAACAGTGGGCAAGATCTAAGTCACTGATCACTTATAATATAAAGGATCTTTTAAAGAGATCTTTTAATACTATTACTACTAGTGATCGGCTTTTCTGTTGATAAGCTCTATTTATTCATTAAAAACATAAAATTAGATCAGATCTAAAGGTGTTAATATGATCGGATCATCAGGCAAATAAGCTCTGATCAAAAAGGGTGTTTATACACAGGGCAACATCAGTTGGATCTTATCCAATGGATAAGCATGCTTAAAAACGCAGTTTGATCAGCGGTTATCCACAAAAGCTATTAAATTATTAGTAAATTGTGAGTAACTTTGCTTATGATCTACTTTGTAAACGCGTTACTTTAATTGCGTTTTTTCTATCCAAGAGTCTAGCCACTCTAAAGCTGTATCTTCAGGTAATGCTTCATCAAGAATGTTGAGCTCTAACCTTGGTGCTATACATACCGCATGCTTACTGGCCATTAAGGTATTTATATTACGTGCAGCTAGGTTGTAAGTATCGTAACTTGTATCACCTAAGCCAACAACCGAATACTTAACAGCTGATAAGTCTGTTTGTTGGTTTAACTGTTCAACAAAAGGTAAAAGGTTCTCAGGATAATCACCTGCGCCATAGGTTGATGTGCATATAAGCCAAATTGTATTACGTTGATCAATATCAGATAAATCAGGTTGATCGTGTAACTCAGCACTAATACCTTGGTTATTTAATTCGTCGCACAGTTGCTCCGCTACATACTCAGCAGATCCCATTTGACTACCCACGATAATATTTACAGCACTCATATTTAAACTGATCACATATTGCTTATTTGCCCGCTATGATAACTTAGTCAGCCTTGCAGTAAAGAAAACCTTTGTAATTTTGTATAACTATTTTTGAAGTGTTTTTATTCTTTAATTATGTTCTGCATTTAAGTTGTTGAATATAAACAAGTTAACATTAATTCTTTAAATGTAATCTTCTGATCAAGTTGTTGATAAGATTGGGGAAAGCTCTGCTTAACTTACTGTGATAGGCGTTTATGTGATCGCTAAGTTATTGATTTTAAGTATAGGAGAGTCCACCAGCGAGTCTATTAATTTAAATTTAAAGCTGTTGATCGCAATGTGGATAGTAAGCTTGTTGATAACTTTATATCGCGATCAAAAATAATTTTATAAAACGATCTATTTATTGGGATCTGCTTTAAAAACCTTAAATTATTTTAATAAACAGGTATATTTTAATGTGATCGCGGTTTATTGAACGCTTTGCATGCCTAATTTTTCGAATTATTAGGCATAAAATCCCCAATTGTGGATAACCTTTTTTAATTACTCGTGTTTAAACTTTTTTTTTTTGGCGGTTTTAGCTGGTGGAAGACGGTTAATAAAGGCAGATCTAAGCCATATACAAGGTGTGATTTAGTGAGATGACAGCGTTTTAGTTTAATTTTTTGGGGTAAACGGTCTTTTAATAAAGCATTTATTGCTGTTTTGAGCACCATTTAGCTCATTATTTTGGCATTTTTTTGTGTCTAAATTAGTCCAAATACCTAGTAATACACATACTTAAGGCTGTTAATATTGGTATTAACTTTACTGATTTGAAGCTGTTTATTGGCATAGATTTACCCTTATTTTTCATTAGAAATACCATCAAAAATATTAGTTAAGTAAAAGTTTAACGAGCGCTTTTTCAAAATTTAACTAACCAGATATGACTTGTGAATGTTATATCGGGTATCAATATACTTAGCATTACATGCCATTTTTACATTAAAAATAGTGGGGTTAAATTAAGTATTAATACCAATTCGCTTAATTAATTGGTTTATTTGAGGCTGGAAAAGCTGTTATACCTAGGCAAATAATTCGCTATTTAATTGCATCAAACGAGAATATTTAAGACAGGTAGCGATACATTTAGCCCTGCAGAAGGATTAAATATTATTGCGCATTGGTATGAGTGTATTTAAGGCATAACAAAGGGCACGTGTGTGCCCTAATATTAAGATGTTTTTAGTTAGTTTTTGGTT
The sequence above is drawn from the Pseudoalteromonas espejiana DSM 9414 genome and encodes:
- the rsmG gene encoding 16S rRNA (guanine(527)-N(7))-methyltransferase RsmG; its protein translation is MLQQQLTTLLAQTDIALTEKQQQQLVKYVELLNKWNKAYNLTSVRLPEEMMIKHIMDSLVVAPHLPGHHYIDVGTGPGLPGIVLAIALPDTQFVLLDSLGKRVRFLMQVKHELGLNNVTPVQSRVEEYQPSVKLDGVLSRAFASLQDMVDWCSHLIDHSGKFIALKGVFPSEELESLPQGVKFEEKISLAVPELDAQRHLIILSKD
- the mioC gene encoding FMN-binding protein MioC translates to MSAVNIIVGSQMGSAEYVAEQLCDELNNQGISAELHDQPDLSDIDQRNTIWLICTSTYGAGDYPENLLPFVEQLNQQTDLSAVKYSVVGLGDTSYDTYNLAARNINTLMASKHAVCIAPRLELNILDEALPEDTALEWLDSWIEKTQLK
- the mnmG gene encoding tRNA uridine-5-carboxymethylaminomethyl(34) synthesis enzyme MnmG; protein product: MIFHEKFDVIVVGGGHAGTEASLAAARMGMNTLLLTHNMDTLGQMSCNPAIGGIGKGHLVKEIDALGGAMAQAIDKGGIQFRTLNSSKGPAVRATRAQADRALYKAAIQDTLQKQENLKIFQQSCDDLIVENDKVVGVVTQMGLRFSAPSVVLTVGTFLGGQIHIGLENFKGGRAGDPPSIALADRLRELPFRVDRLKTGTPPRIDARTVDFSKMQEQPGDAPTPVFSFMGKQSDHPQQIPCYITYTNEKTHEVIRNNLHRSPMYSGVIEGIGPRYCPSIEDKIVRFADKDKHQIFVEPEGLTSYELYPNGISTSLPFDVQLQIVQSIDGFENAHICRPGYAIEYDFFDPRDLKQSLETKFIDGLFFAGQINGTTGYEEAGAQGLIAGMNAALQVQGKDAWTPRRDEAYVGVLIDDLATLGTKEPYRMFTSRAEYRLLLREDNADIRLTEKGREVGLVNDERWQAFNEKMEVIEKEKQRIKDTWIHKDHAVVDQVNALLKTPLTREASLEDLLRRPEIRYDDLMVIDGLGSEFTNQAALEQVEIHTKYAGYIARQQDEINKQLRHEETILPKEFDYSTVSGLSNEVVAKLTDARPDTIGQASRISGITPAAISLLLVYLKKQGLLRKTA